The Malus domestica chromosome 10, GDT2T_hap1 genome contains a region encoding:
- the LOC103444712 gene encoding pectinesterase inhibitor-like: MESPLGYALTLFFAGYLFFFLSSPSPANASAQLVDGVCQKSINNTECMEVLHSDPRVKSASTYILLAQVALDLAIGNAKDSQAFINNLLKSDPTEPIKQCASSYELVVASFQSAKVEIYEDPLTANYDVKIAGDDAGNCETALSSKGVKYPELSARNHVVLLYSSIGDVITGQID; encoded by the coding sequence ATGGAGTCCCCTCTTGGTTATGCGTTAACATTATTCTTTGCtggttatttgtttttcttcctctcttctccTTCACCAGCCAATGCATCAGCCCAATTGGTCGATGGTGTATGCCAAAAATCCATAAATAATACTGAGTGCATGGAAGTTCTGCACTCTGATCCTCGAGTAAAATCGGCATCCACTTACATACTTCTTGCTCAAGTCGCCCTCGACCTAGCCATAGGGAATGCAAAAGATAGCCAAGCATTCATCAACAATTTGCTCAAGAGTGATCCGACGGAGCCTATTAAACAATGTGCTTCTTCATACGAGTTAGTGGTGGCTTCATTCCAAAGCGCCAAAGTTGAGATATACGAGGATCCTTTGACGGCCAACTATGATGTCAAAATTGCGGGCGATGATGCGGGTAACTGCGAAACTGCCTTAAGTTCTAAAGGAGTTAAATATCCTGAATTATCTGCTAGAAACCATGTTGTACTGTTATATAGTAGTATTGGGGATGTAATCACTGGTCAGATTGATTGA